Proteins from a single region of Haloarcula laminariae:
- a CDS encoding DoxX family protein, with protein MGTQEVSLESTIGGVTAEGKLHTLSVWFILALRLMMGLAFLTAGLGKLLGGGFSAAGYLANAPAANGSPLADLFISMSQTGWFMDFVNVAVPWGQLLIGLGLIVGCLTRLAAFWGAFMMLMFYFGNWDVSHGYINGDFAYLLVFLSVAAFGAGRIIGLDAYIEQYDVGGETLIERYPWMRYILG; from the coding sequence ATGGGCACACAAGAAGTTTCTCTGGAAAGTACAATTGGAGGGGTAACTGCGGAGGGAAAACTCCATACACTAAGCGTCTGGTTCATCCTCGCATTGCGATTGATGATGGGTCTGGCGTTCCTTACCGCGGGCCTTGGCAAACTGCTCGGCGGCGGGTTCAGTGCGGCAGGCTACCTGGCGAATGCGCCAGCCGCAAATGGGAGTCCGCTGGCCGATCTGTTCATTTCGATGTCCCAGACGGGATGGTTCATGGACTTCGTGAACGTTGCCGTTCCGTGGGGCCAACTGTTAATCGGTCTCGGTCTCATTGTTGGTTGTCTCACCCGCTTGGCGGCATTCTGGGGCGCGTTCATGATGCTCATGTTCTATTTCGGAAACTGGGACGTCAGTCACGGATACATTAATGGTGACTTCGCATACCTACTGGTGTTCTTGTCCGTAGCAGCGTTCGGTGCAGGCCGCATCATCGGACTGGATGCCTACATCGAGCAGTACGACGTGGGCGGCGAAACACTCATCGAGCGGTATCCATGGATGCGGTACATCCTCGGATAG
- a CDS encoding DUF6884 domain-containing protein — MTVERTRGRFVLIGCGAAKASEPVEARDLYTSSYFAVKRQYAEAAVQWAGTADRRANAWAILSAEHAVLPPRLEVDPYDTTIEDLRGVPIAGEPTYELPSGERVETELDRWAMLVHSALSSWLRRPFAADQEESPCRELVVLAGSDYIDALREREIFSGRPTAIRTGRQTHRALPPKATVRFPFQERDFDGMFDQMAWLSERTDELSAEAAPARRAELSAFDGGYVRQSASWQTGHQGVDIDGTEQASLEAFEDVDDRFRATRQIRLENQQDG; from the coding sequence ATGACGGTTGAGCGAACCCGTGGCCGCTTCGTCCTGATCGGATGCGGCGCCGCGAAAGCTTCGGAACCAGTGGAGGCCCGCGATCTGTACACGTCGTCGTACTTTGCGGTCAAGCGCCAGTACGCCGAAGCCGCCGTCCAGTGGGCCGGGACGGCCGACCGGCGGGCGAACGCGTGGGCCATCCTGTCGGCGGAACACGCGGTCCTGCCGCCCCGGCTGGAGGTCGACCCGTACGACACGACCATTGAGGACCTTCGGGGTGTTCCGATTGCGGGGGAGCCAACGTACGAACTGCCCTCGGGTGAGCGGGTCGAAACTGAATTGGACCGGTGGGCGATGCTGGTCCACTCGGCGCTGAGCAGCTGGCTTCGGCGGCCGTTTGCCGCCGATCAGGAGGAATCGCCGTGTCGAGAACTGGTCGTCCTGGCAGGGAGCGACTACATCGACGCGTTGCGCGAACGCGAAATCTTCAGTGGCCGTCCGACCGCGATCCGAACTGGTCGCCAGACGCACCGGGCGCTCCCGCCAAAGGCGACCGTACGATTCCCCTTCCAGGAGCGTGACTTCGATGGGATGTTCGACCAGATGGCGTGGCTCTCGGAGCGGACCGACGAGCTCTCAGCCGAGGCGGCCCCTGCCCGGCGTGCAGAACTCTCGGCTTTCGACGGTGGCTACGTACGGCAATCTGCTTCGTGGCAGACAGGCCATCAGGGAGTGGATATCGACGGCACCGAACAGGCCAGCCTCGAGGCGTTCGAGGACGTCGACGACCGGTTCCGTGCCACGAGGCAAATTCGACTCGAGAACCAGCAGGACGGCTGA
- a CDS encoding sensor histidine kinase — MGLLSSSLLFSLYVVVFVLAALGCFGSLTRLQRISDVDTRHGMLALLLTSGGWATTHVGFLVSPTKQLKLGWYVLGLIFGLAAVGAWLYFCSAYTNRTYHRNPRYRRLAVGVFVVLVAVKVTNPLHHGYFTATTLATPFSHLSVSTGPLHWTAMGLSYALAFVGYFMLLELFTVIDLNTRPLMLLVGITGLPVTMNLIGYTTPALIDITYEPLGVAVFAVGVMFVYLDRFEAVQLATEQDSPIISLDADNHIRDTNRAARRFFPEITTAGGEPLESTLPSVAECLESENELLEIYHDGEIRYFRLTETQYGTVKRGLGSTLTLTDVTEREQYQKELERQNDRLNRFANLISHDMRNPLNVAQGRFELVREDLESDDDNVAAIERAHTRMETLIDEILTLARDGQQVEQWDAVRLSTIATDCWEMVDTGDAEIIITSDLTFKANPDRVKRLFENLFRNAIDHGGSDVAITVGALDGPAGFYVADDGPGIPESERINVFDPGYTTSDTSTGFGLAIVSEIATAHGWTIRITDSSAGGAQFEIVDVELVK, encoded by the coding sequence GTGGGCCTCTTGTCGTCATCTCTACTATTTTCTCTATACGTTGTGGTTTTCGTTTTGGCGGCACTCGGCTGTTTCGGCAGTCTCACTCGCCTCCAGCGAATTAGTGATGTAGACACGCGTCACGGAATGTTAGCACTTCTTCTGACGAGCGGTGGGTGGGCAACTACACATGTCGGGTTTCTCGTTTCGCCAACGAAACAGCTTAAACTCGGCTGGTATGTGCTCGGCCTGATTTTCGGCCTTGCAGCTGTTGGTGCATGGCTGTACTTCTGTTCGGCCTATACGAACCGAACGTATCATCGCAACCCACGGTATCGTCGCCTCGCTGTCGGTGTTTTCGTCGTACTCGTCGCTGTGAAAGTCACGAACCCACTCCATCACGGGTACTTCACAGCGACTACTCTTGCTACGCCGTTTTCTCATCTGTCTGTCTCTACGGGTCCGCTTCATTGGACCGCAATGGGATTGTCCTACGCGCTAGCCTTTGTGGGCTATTTTATGCTCTTAGAGTTGTTCACCGTGATCGACCTCAATACGCGGCCGCTCATGCTGCTTGTCGGGATTACTGGTCTCCCAGTCACAATGAATCTCATAGGCTATACAACTCCCGCCCTCATCGATATCACATATGAACCCCTCGGTGTGGCGGTTTTTGCGGTAGGTGTCATGTTCGTCTATCTCGACCGATTCGAGGCCGTTCAACTCGCTACAGAACAGGATTCCCCTATTATCTCTCTTGATGCGGACAATCACATTCGGGACACGAATCGGGCTGCTCGGCGTTTCTTTCCAGAGATCACCACTGCAGGCGGTGAACCGCTTGAGTCGACGCTTCCGTCCGTGGCGGAGTGCTTAGAAAGCGAAAATGAGCTCTTGGAGATTTACCACGATGGGGAGATTCGGTATTTCCGACTCACGGAAACACAATATGGAACGGTGAAACGGGGACTTGGTAGCACCCTGACGTTGACGGATGTGACCGAACGCGAGCAGTATCAGAAGGAATTAGAGCGCCAGAATGACCGTCTCAATAGGTTTGCCAACCTCATAAGCCACGATATGCGGAATCCACTCAACGTCGCTCAGGGTCGGTTTGAACTCGTCCGTGAAGACTTGGAGTCGGATGACGACAACGTAGCGGCAATTGAACGGGCACACACGCGAATGGAGACGCTGATCGATGAGATTCTCACACTAGCACGAGATGGCCAACAGGTCGAACAGTGGGATGCGGTACGGCTCTCGACAATCGCTACGGACTGTTGGGAGATGGTTGACACTGGCGATGCCGAGATAATTATTACATCTGATCTCACTTTCAAGGCGAATCCCGACCGGGTGAAGCGACTATTCGAGAATCTCTTCCGAAATGCGATCGACCACGGGGGCTCGGATGTCGCTATAACCGTGGGTGCGCTCGATGGCCCAGCCGGGTTTTACGTCGCTGATGACGGCCCCGGTATTCCCGAATCTGAGCGTATCAACGTCTTTGACCCGGGCTATACAACTAGTGACACTAGCACTGGATTCGGGCTTGCCATTGTCTCTGAGATTGCTACTGCGCATGGATGGACGATTCGCATTACCGATAGCTCCGCCGGTGGCGCTCAGTTCGAAATCGTGGACGTAGAACTCGTTAAGTAA
- a CDS encoding ArdC-like ssDNA-binding domain-containing protein, which yields MSTMNSDTPNQEPSAATTHSFDNSDTRADEMREQLEAWVEDLANLTDEAQASEQFQQWLDVQSKFHDYSARNTLLIKMQCPEATKVAGYQTWKDEFDRQVQAGEEAIWIWAPIITDKCPECGNSPSYHDRADCEYDETEPEEWSRGLVGFRPTSVFDISQTEGEPLPELETEAYGDSDGLVEALLSASEELGVDARIVDPADWEHGDARGVCKRRSPATVNPVVEVVDRENRADLASTLIHEYTHALLHFGCDDEPERASREVEAEAVAYIVSRHFGLDADNAAFYLAAWDGEASETVRDRLDRISRTASDIIVQIEA from the coding sequence ATGTCGACTATGAACTCCGATACTCCTAACCAGGAGCCCAGTGCGGCAACCACCCACTCGTTCGACAACTCGGACACGCGAGCAGACGAGATGCGAGAGCAGCTGGAAGCGTGGGTCGAGGACCTCGCCAACCTCACTGACGAGGCACAGGCCAGCGAGCAGTTTCAGCAATGGCTGGACGTCCAGTCGAAGTTCCACGACTACTCGGCCCGGAACACGTTGCTCATCAAGATGCAGTGTCCCGAGGCAACGAAAGTCGCCGGGTATCAGACCTGGAAAGACGAGTTCGACCGGCAGGTCCAGGCAGGTGAGGAGGCAATCTGGATCTGGGCACCTATCATCACCGACAAATGCCCGGAGTGCGGGAACTCGCCATCGTACCACGACCGTGCCGACTGCGAATACGACGAGACCGAGCCCGAGGAGTGGTCGCGAGGACTCGTCGGCTTCCGGCCGACCTCGGTGTTCGACATTTCCCAGACAGAGGGTGAGCCGCTCCCAGAACTCGAGACAGAGGCATACGGTGACTCGGATGGCTTGGTCGAAGCACTGCTGTCGGCAAGCGAGGAACTCGGTGTCGACGCCCGCATCGTCGATCCGGCGGACTGGGAGCATGGAGACGCACGAGGCGTGTGTAAGCGACGGAGTCCGGCAACGGTGAATCCGGTAGTCGAGGTGGTTGACCGGGAGAATCGGGCTGACCTCGCGAGTACACTCATCCACGAGTACACGCATGCACTGCTGCACTTCGGGTGTGATGACGAGCCAGAGCGGGCCAGTCGGGAGGTCGAAGCGGAGGCGGTGGCCTATATCGTCAGTCGGCACTTCGGACTGGACGCGGACAACGCGGCGTTCTATCTCGCGGCCTGGGATGGGGAAGCATCGGAGACTGTTCGGGACCGACTGGATCGGATCTCACGGACGGCGAGCGATATTATCGTCCAGATTGAAGCGTAG
- a CDS encoding UPF0175 family protein yields MATIEIDEEVYEALRIPEAERPQAMKEELAVSLYARDVLSFGKARALAELSPREFQALLGDREIPRHYTEAELAEDLEYAE; encoded by the coding sequence ATGGCTACGATTGAAATCGACGAGGAGGTGTATGAGGCACTCCGTATTCCTGAAGCCGAGCGGCCGCAGGCGATGAAGGAAGAATTAGCTGTTTCACTGTACGCACGCGATGTCCTTTCGTTCGGCAAGGCGCGAGCCTTAGCCGAATTATCCCCTCGAGAGTTTCAGGCACTCCTCGGTGACCGAGAGATACCCCGTCACTATACGGAAGCAGAACTCGCCGAAGACCTCGAATATGCCGAATGA
- a CDS encoding DUF3368 domain-containing protein: MPNDELVVSDTSPLLNLALIEQLDLLESQFSSITVPEQVWDELAAGEGVLDALRELRESEFLSVVEVEQSNLFTEILHELDRGETAAICYAIDHDADLILLDEKDGRQVARRHDLTMTGVIGILLRGATTGQIELEDELDSLREAGFWISDDLYSKVLSQAENL; encoded by the coding sequence ATGCCGAATGACGAACTCGTTGTTTCGGACACATCCCCACTTCTGAACCTGGCTCTTATTGAGCAACTGGACCTTCTCGAATCCCAGTTTTCGAGTATTACTGTTCCAGAGCAGGTGTGGGACGAACTCGCTGCTGGTGAGGGAGTTCTGGATGCGCTCAGAGAGCTACGAGAGAGTGAGTTTCTCAGTGTGGTAGAGGTTGAACAATCAAACCTGTTCACTGAGATACTTCATGAACTGGATCGGGGAGAAACAGCCGCTATCTGCTACGCTATTGACCACGATGCCGATCTAATTCTATTGGATGAGAAGGACGGTCGCCAAGTCGCTCGCAGACACGATCTGACCATGACCGGGGTCATTGGCATCCTACTTCGCGGCGCTACAACTGGACAGATTGAGTTAGAAGACGAACTTGATTCGCTTCGAGAGGCCGGATTCTGGATTTCTGACGACCTGTATTCGAAAGTTCTCTCCCAAGCAGAGAATCTCTAA
- a CDS encoding DUF6610 family protein: MSSEAIHSWSATAIDNAQRAEYVGFLHREPFVVDAYRLGFTIGVREDYTFQSSLRNVDVPIEMLDNDFRNPDLDRYIQRFEQYEPSVGILGDAYDIDEAREYNRAARELKSKFPGTELIVVPKCRDAIDVIDDDIILGYPMGYSDKIAEEYTNIVDWRGRRVHLLGASPPKQYEVIDELTQPRVTGEEPADIIGVDWNGIHLAALKGESFSPHGYRDADDLSIRETVRESLRGIKRYWQSVGVWPASEKGRNPLTAEPMDPVWTVDGRHANGRDLEDAIVVEYENGQTLAYRSKHERDRIEYREGLMPVGEERP, encoded by the coding sequence ATGTCTTCAGAGGCAATCCACTCCTGGTCAGCAACGGCCATCGACAATGCACAGCGGGCCGAATACGTGGGATTCCTCCATCGTGAGCCGTTCGTCGTCGACGCGTATCGACTCGGATTCACCATCGGTGTTCGCGAGGACTACACGTTCCAGTCGTCGCTGCGCAACGTCGATGTCCCCATCGAGATGCTGGACAACGACTTCCGGAATCCCGATCTGGACCGGTATATCCAGCGGTTTGAGCAATACGAACCGTCGGTCGGGATACTCGGGGATGCCTACGACATCGATGAAGCCCGCGAGTATAACCGCGCCGCACGGGAACTCAAGTCGAAGTTTCCCGGAACGGAACTGATTGTCGTCCCAAAGTGCCGGGACGCAATCGACGTGATTGACGACGACATCATCCTCGGCTATCCGATGGGATACTCAGACAAGATAGCTGAGGAGTACACGAACATCGTTGACTGGCGGGGCCGGCGGGTGCATCTGTTGGGTGCGAGTCCCCCGAAGCAGTACGAGGTAATCGACGAGCTCACACAACCCCGTGTCACCGGAGAAGAGCCAGCAGACATCATCGGCGTGGACTGGAATGGCATCCACCTCGCGGCACTCAAAGGGGAGTCGTTTTCGCCTCACGGCTATCGGGACGCCGACGATCTCTCGATTCGGGAGACGGTTCGAGAGAGCCTCAGAGGAATCAAGCGATACTGGCAGTCGGTCGGCGTGTGGCCCGCGAGCGAAAAAGGGCGGAACCCGCTAACAGCGGAACCGATGGACCCCGTCTGGACTGTCGATGGGAGGCACGCGAACGGTCGGGACCTCGAGGATGCGATTGTCGTCGAGTACGAAAATGGCCAGACACTGGCCTATCGGTCCAAGCACGAACGAGACCGAATCGAGTACCGCGAGGGATTGATGCCAGTCGGCGAGGAGCGGCCGTGA
- a CDS encoding DUF7389 domain-containing protein, with amino-acid sequence MTEDTANPERIERTDVGASIEARFKRGTGTRDEDQFTIKAKGETAEEAAAEFEFLLEKYEAEYSDRCRNIQPSKQDDGKSDDG; translated from the coding sequence ATGACTGAGGACACTGCAAACCCAGAGCGAATCGAGAGAACTGATGTTGGCGCCAGTATCGAAGCCCGGTTCAAACGGGGGACTGGTACCAGAGACGAGGACCAGTTCACGATCAAGGCCAAGGGCGAGACTGCCGAAGAAGCGGCCGCAGAGTTCGAGTTCCTGCTGGAGAAGTATGAAGCCGAGTACAGCGACCGGTGCCGGAACATCCAGCCCTCGAAACAGGACGACGGGAAGAGCGACGATGGATAG
- a CDS encoding SWIM zinc finger family protein, which produces MATQNLAATTDEPESSNLPDRTEDALTEVMSVLDDIGLARGAPDLYLVVSSSGSEYLVDTREETCECPDDEYREVTCKHRRRVAFATGERPIPGWVRRERLDDNLGEHVAGEPRFSATDGGVAQARFDDGDLIDPEDDPFAVHSDDEDRTKRAKREDMDISFLAKPGRYEVHSASGSVYEADVLAESCSCPDIAERCKHLRRVDIEIRAGLVPRPDGRLPDKARPNTQ; this is translated from the coding sequence ATGGCGACACAGAATCTCGCAGCGACGACCGACGAGCCAGAGAGTAGCAACCTTCCCGACCGTACCGAGGACGCCCTGACGGAGGTGATGAGCGTCCTCGACGATATCGGGCTAGCTCGCGGTGCGCCAGACCTGTATCTGGTCGTGTCGAGCTCCGGATCCGAGTATCTCGTCGACACTCGCGAGGAGACCTGCGAGTGTCCGGATGACGAGTACCGCGAGGTCACCTGCAAGCACCGCCGGCGGGTCGCCTTTGCAACCGGGGAGCGGCCGATTCCCGGCTGGGTGCGGCGAGAGCGCCTGGACGACAACTTGGGCGAGCACGTCGCTGGGGAGCCTCGCTTTTCGGCGACTGACGGCGGAGTCGCTCAGGCACGGTTCGACGATGGCGATTTAATTGACCCCGAAGACGACCCCTTCGCAGTCCATAGCGACGACGAGGACCGGACCAAGCGGGCCAAACGCGAGGACATGGACATATCCTTCCTCGCAAAGCCCGGCCGCTACGAGGTCCACTCGGCGTCCGGCAGTGTCTACGAGGCTGACGTGCTGGCCGAATCGTGCAGCTGTCCGGACATCGCAGAGCGGTGTAAGCACCTGCGTCGGGTCGATATCGAGATTCGGGCGGGGCTCGTTCCGCGGCCCGATGGACGGCTTCCAGACAAAGCACGGCCAAACACTCAATAA
- a CDS encoding IS4 family transposase, which produces MEPSSDAVRSLLTSLFPSGLIEDLAHEREVVQRDRKIDVRMLIWTLVLGFAADGEARSIAGYRRSYELATNQSVAASSFYDRFSDQLADLLRDLLDHAVEEVAVPHHVAPAFQRFRDVMVADATVFRLHRLLSEFEATHDDQSGAMLYLVHNITDQSVISTEITDERVHESTLFKTGSWLRGRLFLFDQGFFKYRRFALIDENDGFFVSRLKPDANPVITAELREWRGRAIPLEGKQIHDVVGDLSRQYIDVEVEAEFKRGPYNGTQSLDTKTFRVVGVCNEDADDYHLYITNLPREEFRPDEIGLLYRARWEVELLFRELKSQYELTSFETGKAHIVRIQILAALLTLVVSRAILRTVCDHTDQPVAGVPKERWAATFRSAAQLILHELAAVYSYPPPDLEAFLTQEALNQPASRQTLIREVSNGLSGGLTA; this is translated from the coding sequence ATGGAACCCTCCTCAGATGCAGTACGATCTCTGCTGACTTCGCTGTTTCCATCGGGACTGATCGAAGACCTCGCGCACGAGCGCGAGGTCGTCCAACGTGACCGGAAGATCGACGTTCGGATGCTCATCTGGACGCTCGTCTTGGGCTTCGCCGCCGACGGCGAAGCCCGCTCTATCGCCGGATATCGTCGATCCTACGAGTTAGCGACGAATCAATCAGTCGCGGCATCGAGCTTCTACGACCGCTTCAGCGACCAGTTGGCTGACCTCCTCCGCGACCTCCTCGACCACGCCGTCGAGGAGGTCGCTGTGCCCCATCACGTCGCCCCTGCCTTCCAGCGGTTTCGAGACGTGATGGTCGCCGATGCTACCGTCTTCCGGTTGCATCGGCTTCTCTCGGAGTTCGAAGCCACTCACGACGACCAGTCCGGCGCGATGCTCTACCTCGTTCACAACATCACGGATCAGTCGGTGATCTCGACCGAGATCACCGACGAGCGTGTCCACGAAAGCACGTTGTTCAAGACCGGGTCGTGGCTCCGAGGGCGGCTGTTTCTGTTCGATCAGGGCTTCTTCAAGTATCGACGGTTCGCTCTGATCGACGAGAACGACGGCTTCTTCGTGAGTCGGCTCAAGCCTGACGCAAACCCGGTCATAACGGCGGAACTACGGGAATGGCGCGGCCGCGCCATTCCCTTGGAAGGCAAGCAGATCCACGATGTGGTTGGGGACCTCTCTCGGCAGTATATCGACGTTGAGGTGGAAGCAGAGTTCAAACGCGGGCCGTACAACGGAACGCAGTCACTGGATACAAAGACGTTCCGCGTCGTCGGCGTCTGCAACGAGGACGCCGACGACTACCATCTGTACATCACGAATCTCCCGCGAGAGGAGTTCCGTCCCGACGAGATCGGCTTACTGTACCGTGCCCGGTGGGAAGTTGAGCTGCTGTTCAGGGAACTCAAGTCGCAGTACGAGTTGACGAGTTTCGAGACAGGGAAGGCTCACATCGTACGGATTCAGATCCTTGCGGCTCTGCTGACGCTGGTGGTCAGCAGAGCCATCCTTCGAACGGTCTGTGATCACACCGATCAGCCCGTGGCAGGTGTACCGAAGGAACGCTGGGCGGCGACCTTTCGGTCGGCCGCCCAGCTCATCCTCCACGAACTGGCTGCGGTCTACAGCTATCCACCGCCTGACCTAGAGGCGTTTCTCACTCAGGAAGCACTCAATCAACCGGCATCACGCCAGACACTGATCAGAGAGGTGAGTAACGGGCTGTCTGGCGGTTTGACCGCTTAA
- a CDS encoding transcription initiation factor IIB translates to MSSQPVATAEPSPVSSCPECSGHFDRAGGETHCSDCGLVVDEQQIDHGPEWRAFDADECRRTGAPRTVTRHDKGLSTEIGRDQSDANGTALSARKKRRLSRQRRLHSRAKFESKRQRNLAHGLGEIRRLTSALELSDSLRTQACSLFKSAQDSDLLMGRSIEGGAAAAVYIACRCSTGIEMHRLADVARCSESHVWTVYRAFQFELELPVPIERPVDRVPRVLAALPVPVTDETRRRARELARQVDGDPAFTGSRRGIAAGCVYLAGEETGQEWTQTTVAEAAGVVPPTLRMWHQRLLEHVDE, encoded by the coding sequence ATGTCATCGCAACCTGTAGCCACAGCTGAGCCCAGTCCTGTATCATCGTGTCCCGAGTGTAGCGGTCATTTTGATCGAGCTGGCGGGGAGACACACTGTTCCGACTGCGGGCTTGTTGTCGACGAACAGCAGATCGACCACGGGCCCGAGTGGCGGGCGTTCGATGCGGACGAGTGTCGCCGAACTGGCGCTCCTCGAACGGTAACCCGGCACGATAAGGGGCTCTCGACGGAGATTGGTCGCGACCAATCGGATGCGAACGGGACGGCGCTGTCGGCGCGGAAAAAGCGGAGACTCAGTCGGCAGCGCAGGCTGCACAGTCGGGCAAAGTTCGAGTCCAAGCGCCAGCGGAATCTCGCACACGGCCTCGGTGAGATCCGACGCCTGACCAGTGCGCTCGAGTTGAGCGATAGTCTCCGAACCCAGGCGTGCTCGCTATTCAAATCCGCCCAGGATTCGGACCTGCTAATGGGGCGGTCGATAGAGGGTGGCGCTGCAGCAGCGGTGTATATCGCCTGTCGATGCAGCACTGGTATCGAAATGCATCGGCTCGCCGACGTGGCACGTTGCTCGGAGTCCCATGTCTGGACCGTCTACCGTGCGTTTCAGTTCGAACTCGAACTCCCGGTTCCCATCGAGCGTCCGGTTGACCGCGTTCCCCGGGTTCTGGCAGCGCTTCCTGTACCGGTTACCGACGAGACTCGTCGTCGGGCTCGGGAGTTAGCACGGCAAGTCGACGGTGACCCGGCGTTCACCGGAAGCCGCCGGGGTATCGCAGCGGGATGTGTCTATCTCGCCGGTGAGGAGACGGGTCAGGAATGGACGCAGACGACTGTCGCAGAAGCCGCCGGGGTAGTTCCACCGACGTTGCGGATGTGGCATCAGCGGCTCCTTGAGCACGTCGACGAGTAG